One window of the Gimesia sp. genome contains the following:
- a CDS encoding SpoIIE family protein phosphatase produces the protein MAILQILKGKVPEQIIELSGERVIMGRHPNCEIVLDNVAVSRYHAQILESHGFYYLEDLHSRNGTLLNGTVIEGRTELHENDTISICDIQMQFLVDYEPSPDFIDSAIQQTLEVTNRSLKENQQLALDDGTTEGVLDGSSIISQLDLNTSSQLRISVKPEVKLHAVLEISQILSRALKLDDVLPRILDGLFKIFAQADQGFIMLQSPERKKLIVKATKARRREDEDSIRISTTIVRQAIMSGSAILSADAVEDDRFKMSESITSLRIRSMMCVPLMSQAGDVLGVIQIATRDIGQQFNKDDLDVMVAIAQQASLAVDNAKLHEDLVRQRDIERDLEFAHQIQLGLLPHSRPKYKEYEFFDFYESAQSVGGDYFDYIELPGGKLAVTLGDVAGKGVPAAILMARLYASARYHVLSRTAADKALAELNAEIASSGVGLRFITFILAVLDPKKHTVSIVNAGHMAPLLRRTSDGTVKQVAQEKSGMPLGVMKTQTFHVETITLEKGDTLLLYTDGVTEAMDQKNRLYHRDRLVKYLKSAPEEVEPLVKGLLSDVESFRKDSMQKDDMCVVCFRRKS, from the coding sequence GTGGCGATTTTACAGATACTCAAAGGGAAAGTTCCCGAACAGATCATCGAGCTGAGCGGAGAACGGGTGATAATGGGGCGACATCCCAATTGTGAGATCGTCCTCGATAATGTCGCCGTCAGCCGCTACCACGCCCAGATTCTGGAAAGCCACGGTTTCTACTACCTGGAAGACCTGCACAGCCGCAACGGCACTCTGCTCAACGGCACGGTCATCGAAGGTCGGACCGAACTGCACGAGAACGATACGATCAGCATCTGCGATATCCAGATGCAGTTCCTCGTCGATTATGAACCGTCCCCCGATTTTATCGATTCGGCGATCCAGCAGACGCTGGAAGTCACCAATCGGTCGCTGAAAGAAAACCAGCAGCTGGCCCTCGATGATGGCACGACGGAAGGCGTTCTCGACGGGTCCTCGATCATCAGTCAGCTGGATCTGAATACGAGCAGTCAGCTGCGGATCAGCGTTAAACCCGAAGTCAAGCTGCACGCGGTGCTGGAGATCAGCCAGATTCTCAGCCGGGCTTTGAAACTGGACGACGTACTGCCGCGTATCCTGGACGGTCTGTTCAAGATATTTGCCCAGGCGGACCAGGGCTTCATCATGCTGCAGAGTCCGGAACGCAAAAAGCTGATTGTTAAAGCAACAAAGGCCCGTCGTCGCGAAGACGAAGATTCGATTCGCATCAGTACCACGATTGTCCGTCAGGCGATTATGAGCGGTTCGGCCATCTTGAGTGCAGACGCGGTCGAAGACGATCGCTTCAAGATGAGCGAGAGCATCACGTCACTCCGCATCCGTTCCATGATGTGCGTGCCCTTGATGTCACAGGCAGGGGATGTGCTCGGCGTGATTCAAATCGCGACTCGCGATATCGGTCAGCAGTTCAACAAGGACGATCTGGACGTCATGGTGGCGATTGCCCAGCAGGCGAGCCTCGCCGTCGATAATGCGAAGCTGCACGAAGACCTGGTTCGGCAGCGGGACATCGAGCGGGACCTGGAGTTCGCCCACCAGATCCAACTGGGGTTACTGCCGCACAGCCGTCCGAAGTACAAAGAATACGAGTTCTTTGATTTTTACGAATCAGCCCAGAGTGTCGGCGGTGATTACTTCGACTACATCGAGCTGCCCGGCGGAAAGCTGGCGGTGACGCTGGGGGATGTCGCAGGCAAGGGGGTTCCGGCAGCCATTCTGATGGCCCGCCTGTATGCCTCGGCCCGCTATCATGTGCTATCCCGAACTGCAGCGGACAAGGCACTGGCCGAACTGAATGCAGAAATCGCTTCCAGTGGTGTGGGCCTGCGGTTCATTACATTCATCCTGGCGGTGCTGGATCCGAAAAAACATACGGTTTCAATTGTCAACGCCGGTCATATGGCGCCGTTGTTGAGACGGACTTCTGACGGAACCGTGAAGCAGGTGGCTCAGGAAAAGTCAGGCATGCCGCTGGGCGTGATGAAGACACAGACGTTCCATGTGGAAACGATCACGCTGGAAAAAGGGGATACACTCCTGTTGTATACCGATGGTGTGACCGAGGCCATGGACCAGAAGAACCGTCTCTATCACCGGGATCGACTGGTCAAGTATCTCAAATCAGCGCCTGAAGAAGTCGAACCCCTCGTTAAGGGACTGCTCTCGGATGTGGAGTCGTTCCGCAAGGACTCGATGCAGAAGGACGACATGTGCGTTGTCTGCTTCCGCCGCAAATCATAA